In Labilibaculum sp. DW002, one DNA window encodes the following:
- a CDS encoding mechanosensitive ion channel family protein has protein sequence MLETLETLIKDLGMGYKLLFIVLAIAGGLILSKLIHFFMNRMLKKAADKLNVDPTNYNFLKNAVSFLIFIIVVIISFYSIPELKSIGVSLLASAGILAAIIGFASQQAFSNIISGIFIVIFKPFRVGDFIKIGNLHHGTVEDITLRHTIIKNPENRRVIIPNSVISSETILNSTIADPKVCSFLEIGISYKSNIDKAIEIIQDKAITHPNFLDNRSDDEKEADSHPILVRVISLGDSSILLRAYVWAADSGKGFVMKCDLLKSIKEQFDIDEIEIPFPHQTVYLRQESPLKITKE, from the coding sequence ATGTTAGAAACTCTTGAAACATTAATTAAAGATCTTGGTATGGGCTATAAGCTTTTGTTTATCGTCTTAGCCATTGCTGGAGGTCTTATTCTCTCAAAATTGATTCATTTTTTCATGAATCGAATGTTGAAAAAAGCAGCAGACAAATTAAATGTCGATCCTACAAATTATAATTTCCTGAAAAATGCTGTCAGTTTTTTAATCTTCATTATTGTCGTAATTATTAGTTTCTATTCAATTCCTGAATTAAAAAGCATTGGAGTTAGTTTACTTGCAAGTGCAGGAATACTTGCTGCAATTATTGGTTTTGCTTCTCAACAAGCATTCTCAAATATAATAAGTGGTATTTTCATTGTCATATTTAAACCATTCAGAGTAGGTGATTTTATTAAAATTGGAAATTTACATCATGGAACTGTTGAGGACATAACACTTCGCCATACCATTATTAAAAATCCTGAAAACAGAAGAGTAATTATTCCTAATTCTGTTATTAGTTCGGAGACAATATTAAATTCAACGATTGCAGATCCAAAGGTATGTTCCTTTCTTGAAATAGGTATTAGTTACAAATCCAATATCGACAAAGCAATTGAAATTATTCAAGACAAAGCCATTACACACCCTAATTTTTTAGACAACCGCAGTGATGATGAAAAAGAAGCAGATTCGCATCCTATTCTTGTTCGTGTAATTAGTTTAGGAGATTCAAGTATTCTATTAAGAGCTTATGTTTGGGCTGCCGATTCTGGTAAAGGTTTTGTGATGAAGTGCGATCTTTTAAAATCAATTAAAGAACAATTCGATATCGATGAAATCGAAATTCCATTTCCTCATCAAACTGTTTATCTTCGACAGGAATCTCCTCTTAAAATCACTAAAGAATAA
- a CDS encoding mechanosensitive ion channel family protein, protein MFESLIDFEALRSYFTLLVPKLATASLILLFTWLLWFSLSRVLQKIFKKTSFDLTLQKFLLTVSKITIMTIGIMTALGQVGINIASILASLGVVGLTIGFAARDTLSNIISGLFIFWDRPFVLNDLIEVKGMYGRVENITLRSTRIVTNEGKMLAVPNTTIINEVVASYTNFPHLRIEVEFTVGSNENLTKIRKILKNLVSSNDVYMQSPMCELLVDAINDYNLALIFRVWIDNERDHIRLRNQLIEDIYNTMLANKIEMPLETIQMAPFEVKVQK, encoded by the coding sequence ATGTTTGAATCTTTAATTGATTTTGAAGCACTAAGAAGTTATTTTACGCTATTGGTTCCTAAATTAGCAACGGCATCATTAATTCTACTATTCACTTGGTTATTATGGTTTTCGTTGAGCAGAGTTCTTCAAAAAATTTTTAAGAAAACATCCTTTGATTTAACCTTACAAAAGTTCCTTTTAACAGTAAGTAAAATTACAATTATGACTATTGGAATTATGACTGCTTTGGGGCAAGTAGGTATTAATATTGCATCAATACTTGCAAGTTTAGGTGTAGTTGGACTTACCATCGGTTTTGCTGCTAGAGATACTTTGTCTAATATTATATCTGGCCTTTTTATATTCTGGGATAGACCATTTGTATTAAACGATCTTATAGAAGTAAAAGGAATGTATGGCAGAGTGGAAAACATCACCTTACGATCGACTAGAATTGTGACCAATGAAGGAAAAATGCTGGCAGTCCCAAACACAACAATTATTAATGAGGTTGTTGCTTCTTATACCAACTTTCCACATCTAAGAATTGAGGTGGAATTTACTGTTGGATCTAATGAAAATCTGACGAAAATTAGAAAAATCCTCAAAAACCTGGTTAGTTCAAATGATGTGTATATGCAATCTCCTATGTGTGAACTCTTAGTTGATGCTATTAATGATTATAATTTAGCCTTAATTTTTAGGGTTTGGATAGATAATGAGAGAGATCATATTCGCCTGAGAAACCAGCTCATTGAAGATATTTACAACACCATGCTTGCAAATAAAATCGAAATGCCTCTTGAAACAATTCAAATGGCTCCTTTTGAAGTTAAGGTACAAAAATAA
- a CDS encoding mechanosensitive ion channel family protein has translation MKQFISVLIILWSLLLYSFVVQSQSQDSISVTKTEINLDTLSTSASDVVKTLEEKLNPPDVSEIVSFTKIFWALVFIAIGYFIIRFLTRTIEIWSEKSPDRRVKGKAIVPVVKIICWMVIGYLIVRGIFRPPVESLIAFGASIGVAVGFAAQDILKNIFGGFVILIDRPFKIGDKIEVGSTYGEVLDMSLRSTRIHTADDSLVTVPNGELMNQSISNSNSGETNCQVVAEIYLPITIDTHKVRKIATEVAKVSKYIYLVKPIAVIFVNDIKHDKLCYKMRLKAYVMDIRFEFAFKSELTENVIKELLESNILSSENSI, from the coding sequence ATGAAACAGTTTATAAGTGTGCTAATTATTTTATGGAGTCTTTTGTTGTATTCTTTTGTAGTACAATCTCAAAGTCAGGATAGTATTTCTGTCACAAAAACAGAAATAAATCTTGATACATTAAGTACATCAGCAAGTGACGTTGTGAAAACATTGGAAGAGAAACTAAACCCTCCAGATGTTTCTGAAATAGTCTCTTTTACCAAAATATTTTGGGCATTGGTTTTTATAGCTATTGGCTATTTTATTATCCGTTTTTTAACTCGAACAATAGAGATTTGGTCTGAGAAAAGTCCCGATCGAAGGGTAAAAGGAAAGGCCATAGTTCCAGTTGTAAAAATTATCTGCTGGATGGTAATTGGCTATCTAATTGTTCGGGGCATATTTCGCCCTCCTGTTGAATCACTAATTGCATTTGGAGCATCAATTGGAGTTGCTGTTGGTTTTGCAGCTCAGGATATTCTTAAAAATATTTTTGGTGGTTTTGTAATTCTCATCGATAGGCCTTTTAAAATTGGAGATAAGATTGAAGTGGGAAGTACGTACGGAGAAGTGCTTGATATGTCTTTACGATCAACACGTATTCATACTGCAGATGATTCCCTGGTAACTGTACCCAATGGTGAGTTAATGAACCAATCCATTTCGAATTCAAATTCAGGAGAAACGAATTGTCAGGTTGTTGCAGAAATATACTTACCGATCACAATTGACACGCACAAGGTCCGAAAAATTGCTACAGAGGTAGCTAAAGTGTCAAAATACATCTATTTGGTGAAGCCAATTGCAGTAATTTTCGTAAATGATATCAAGCATGATAAGTTGTGTTACAAAATGCGACTAAAGGCTTATGTGATGGATATTCGTTTTGAGTTTGCTTTTAAAAGTGAACTTACCGAGAATGTGATCAAAGAATTGCTTGAATCAAATATTCTTTCATCAGAGAATTCGATATAA